In Streptomyces sp. NBC_01439, the following are encoded in one genomic region:
- a CDS encoding thymidine phosphorylase, which translates to MDVISVIRTKRDRGELSPEQIDWVIDAYTRGVVADEQMSALAMAILLNGMNRTEIARWTAAMIASGERMNFDSLSRPTADKHSTGGVGDKITLPLAPLVAACGAAVPQLSGRGLGHTGGTLDKLESIPGWRALLSNEEMLHVLDTTGAVICAAGDGLAPADKKLYALRDVTGTVEAIPLIASSIMSKKIAEGTGSLVLDVKVGTGAFMKNIEDARELARTMVGLGTDSGVKTVALLTDMSTPLGLTAGNALEVRESVEVLAGGGPADVVELTIALAKEMLDAAGIKDADPAKALADGSAMDHWRRMIAAQGGDPDATLPVAREQHVVTAPESGVLTRLDAYGVGVAAWRLGAGRARKEDPVQAGAGVELHAKPGDTVTAGQPLMTLHTDTPEKFDYALASLAGTYDIAPAGTAFSATPIVMDRIA; encoded by the coding sequence ATGGACGTCATCTCCGTCATCCGGACCAAGCGGGACCGCGGTGAGCTGAGCCCCGAGCAGATCGACTGGGTCATCGACGCGTACACCCGCGGTGTCGTGGCCGACGAGCAGATGTCGGCGCTGGCGATGGCCATCCTGCTCAACGGCATGAACCGGACCGAGATCGCCCGCTGGACCGCGGCGATGATCGCCTCCGGTGAGCGCATGAACTTCGACTCCCTCTCCCGCCCGACCGCCGACAAGCACTCCACGGGCGGCGTCGGCGACAAGATCACCCTCCCGCTCGCCCCGCTCGTCGCCGCGTGCGGCGCGGCCGTCCCCCAGCTGTCCGGCCGCGGCCTCGGCCACACCGGCGGCACCCTCGACAAGCTGGAGTCCATCCCCGGCTGGCGCGCGCTCCTCTCCAACGAGGAGATGCTGCACGTCCTGGACACCACCGGCGCGGTCATCTGTGCGGCCGGCGACGGCCTGGCCCCGGCGGACAAGAAGCTCTACGCGCTGCGCGACGTCACCGGCACGGTCGAGGCCATCCCGCTGATCGCCTCCTCGATCATGTCGAAGAAGATCGCCGAGGGCACCGGCTCGCTCGTCCTGGACGTCAAGGTCGGCACCGGCGCCTTCATGAAGAACATCGAGGACGCCCGCGAGCTGGCCCGCACCATGGTCGGCCTCGGCACCGACTCGGGCGTCAAGACCGTCGCGCTGCTCACCGACATGTCCACCCCGCTGGGCCTGACCGCCGGAAACGCCCTCGAAGTCCGCGAGTCCGTCGAGGTCCTGGCCGGTGGCGGCCCCGCCGACGTGGTCGAGCTGACCATCGCGCTGGCCAAGGAGATGCTGGACGCGGCGGGCATCAAGGACGCCGACCCGGCGAAGGCCCTGGCCGACGGCTCCGCGATGGACCACTGGCGCCGGATGATCGCGGCCCAGGGCGGCGACCCGGACGCGACCCTCCCGGTCGCCCGCGAGCAGCACGTGGTCACCGCCCCCGAGTCGGGCGTCCTGACCCGCCTCGACGCGTACGGGGTCGGCGTCGCCGCCTGGCGCCTGGGCGCCGGCCGCGCGCGCAAGGAGGACCCGGTGCAGGCGGGCGCGGGCGTCGAGCTCCACGCGAAGCCGGGCGACACGGTGACGGCGGGCCAGCCGCTGATGACCCTGCACACGGACACCCCGGAGAAGTTCGACTACGCCCTCGCCTCCCTGGCGGGCACGTACGACATCGCCCCGGCGGGCACGGCCTTCTCCGCCACGCCGATCGTCATGGACCGCATCGCCTGA